From Nitrospira sp., one genomic window encodes:
- a CDS encoding NAD(+)/NADH kinase, with amino-acid sequence MKSKSIGILTKPKFPEVKSTVQAVVTWLRSRSIDVLLDTTATALLGEPGGFQKTQLASKADVLLVLGGDGTMLNAARLAGERGIPILGVNMGGLGFLTEVVLENLYPSLERVFANDFVLEERLMLKTHVHRHGETVARGVVLNDVVVSKGTLARMIELKIAIQGQFVTNLRGDGLIVSTPTGSTAYSLSAGGPIINPAVSSLILTPVCPHTLTHRPLIVPATAQIEIILTSKDDGAMATLDGQVGVALTQGDTVELHASENLTRLIRFPESSYYEVLREKLKWGDG; translated from the coding sequence ATGAAAAGCAAAAGCATCGGTATCCTCACGAAACCAAAATTTCCCGAAGTGAAATCGACTGTGCAGGCCGTGGTCACCTGGCTGCGTTCCCGGAGCATCGACGTGTTGCTGGATACGACTGCGACCGCCCTCCTCGGTGAACCAGGTGGCTTTCAAAAAACGCAACTGGCCAGCAAGGCCGATGTGCTCCTGGTTCTCGGCGGCGACGGGACCATGCTGAATGCAGCCCGTTTGGCCGGCGAGCGTGGCATTCCCATTCTTGGGGTGAATATGGGGGGGCTCGGATTTCTGACCGAAGTCGTCCTAGAGAATTTGTATCCGTCCCTTGAGCGCGTGTTTGCCAATGATTTTGTGCTCGAAGAACGCCTGATGCTGAAAACCCACGTGCATCGGCACGGCGAAACGGTGGCGCGTGGGGTGGTCCTGAATGATGTGGTCGTCAGCAAGGGGACGCTTGCCCGGATGATCGAGTTGAAGATTGCCATTCAAGGGCAATTTGTCACGAATTTGCGCGGCGATGGTTTGATCGTGAGCACGCCGACAGGCTCGACAGCCTACTCACTGTCCGCCGGTGGACCGATCATTAATCCGGCCGTCTCGTCGTTGATTCTGACGCCGGTCTGTCCCCACACCCTGACACATCGTCCCTTGATCGTGCCTGCCACCGCGCAGATTGAAATCATCCTGACCAGTAAGGACGACGGGGCGATGGCCACCCTGGACGGCCAAGTCGGCGTGGCCTTGACGCAGGGGGATACGGTCGAACTTCACGCTTCCGAAAATCTGACCAGACTGATTCGATTTCCGGAGAGCAGTTATTACGAGGTGTTGCGGGAAAAACTGAAGTGGGGAGATGGATGA
- a CDS encoding FAD-dependent oxidoreductase: MSATGSETSGHVVIVVGAGPAGMALAKNMADAGHEVIILNRDIKFGGLAEYGIFPSKLKLRGGLKKQYWDMLEQPNVHYFGNVSVGQGKDLSVDELRGLGASAIAFSIGAQGTKAIGVEGDSAKGVFHAKDVVYHFNRLPGFGDRPFDMGKHVAIIGVGDVMVDIAHWLIRYKKVERVTAIARRGPVERKYNPKEIRAVCSNMDHEGIAKEFARIKERLAAVGQNADEVLASLTAEFTKCEQTDSPSKMGFRFLASPKRVLVDGNNRVRALEMEENKLEPKGDDTAAVGLKQYYEFPVDSVVFAVGDRVDDTVGLPYKNGVYVTNPTKTGNDPDDSLFQAYDEKSGQVVDGVFLAGWARKASEGLVGIAKRDGDWCAEVMARYLATKTGQRRPGAGDVVAKLQGLLKERKSKPVDLESLKVLDAVEKSHAGSPDAIGEFKFASNADMLAQIERGRA, encoded by the coding sequence ATGAGTGCAACCGGTTCCGAGACAAGCGGACATGTAGTCATCGTCGTGGGCGCAGGCCCTGCCGGAATGGCCCTAGCCAAGAACATGGCTGATGCCGGTCATGAGGTCATCATCCTCAATCGCGACATCAAGTTCGGCGGGTTGGCGGAGTATGGGATTTTCCCCAGCAAGCTCAAATTGCGGGGCGGCTTGAAAAAGCAATATTGGGACATGCTCGAACAACCCAATGTGCACTACTTCGGAAACGTCTCCGTCGGGCAAGGGAAAGACCTGTCCGTTGACGAGCTGCGAGGCTTGGGGGCCAGTGCGATCGCGTTCTCGATCGGCGCCCAGGGCACGAAAGCCATCGGTGTCGAAGGTGATTCCGCCAAGGGTGTCTTCCACGCCAAAGACGTCGTCTACCACTTCAATCGCTTGCCAGGATTCGGCGATCGGCCGTTCGATATGGGCAAACATGTCGCCATCATCGGCGTCGGCGACGTGATGGTCGATATCGCCCATTGGTTGATTCGTTACAAAAAAGTCGAACGCGTCACGGCTATCGCCCGCCGCGGCCCGGTGGAGCGCAAGTACAATCCCAAAGAAATTCGCGCGGTCTGCTCAAACATGGATCACGAGGGCATCGCCAAGGAATTCGCCCGCATCAAGGAACGGCTTGCCGCCGTCGGACAAAATGCGGATGAAGTGCTGGCAAGCCTGACCGCCGAGTTCACCAAGTGTGAGCAGACGGATAGCCCCTCAAAAATGGGCTTTCGTTTTCTCGCCTCTCCCAAGCGGGTGCTCGTGGACGGCAACAACCGGGTGCGGGCGCTGGAGATGGAAGAAAACAAACTGGAGCCGAAAGGCGACGATACGGCCGCAGTTGGCCTCAAACAGTACTATGAATTCCCTGTCGACAGCGTCGTATTCGCCGTCGGCGACCGGGTCGATGACACGGTGGGACTCCCGTACAAGAACGGCGTCTATGTCACGAATCCGACCAAGACCGGCAATGATCCGGACGATTCATTGTTCCAGGCCTATGATGAAAAGTCCGGTCAGGTCGTGGATGGCGTATTTCTGGCCGGATGGGCGAGAAAGGCCAGCGAGGGACTCGTCGGGATTGCCAAGCGTGACGGAGACTGGTGTGCGGAAGTGATGGCGCGTTACCTGGCAACTAAGACCGGGCAACGACGTCCCGGAGCAGGGGACGTGGTTGCGAAGCTACAGGGCTTGTTGAAGGAACGAAAGAGCAAGCCGGTGGATCTGGAAAGCCTTAAAGTGCTGGATGCCGTTGAGAAGAGCCATGCCGGTTCGCCGGATGCCATTGGGGAATTCAAGTTTGCGTCGAACGCGGACATGTTGGCTCAGATCGAACGCGGGCGCGCATAG